In Clostridium sp. SY8519, one genomic interval encodes:
- a CDS encoding type II toxin-antitoxin system HicB family antitoxin — MKYIYTATFTPSDDGNKFYARVPDLPGCITTGSDLIDAINQITDAASAWLVVAEDEGMQIPDPTPQEKLERPDRSEVSIIAIDTIAYRAATDTKSVRKNVSLPQWMAVMADKRGINCSQVLQEGLLAKLG; from the coding sequence ATGAAATATATCTATACCGCAACCTTTACACCGTCCGATGACGGTAATAAATTTTATGCCCGGGTTCCAGACCTTCCTGGATGTATTACCACTGGATCTGACCTCATCGATGCAATCAACCAGATTACCGATGCCGCAAGCGCATGGCTGGTTGTTGCCGAAGACGAAGGCATGCAGATCCCCGACCCGACCCCGCAAGAAAAGTTAGAGCGTCCCGACCGTTCAGAAGTTTCCATTATCGCCATTGATACAATAGCTTACCGTGCGGCAACCGATACAAAGTCCGTACGGAAAAATGTATCACTTCCACAATGGATGGCAGTTATGGCGGATAAACGCGGAATCAACTGCTCACAGGTTCTGCAGGAAGGGCTTCTGGCCAAACTTGGCTGA
- a CDS encoding phage portal protein — protein MELEIAKQVIQKYAELRSSYVAGALTAKRYYENESDILFGEKKTEERPGEEEKPLRNADNRIPRNFHGLLVNQKASYAFTVPPTFDVGSTAANQKITELLGDEYNKNCMELCVNAANAKCGWVHYWNDADGFAWAVVPSEQIWPVFDKSLKQRLMAVLRIYEQIDEADGENYVIYEYWNGTECQAFRRRTVDSIEHGLMYYNMFHSPTAYGDPSSEFQHGFGKVPFIPFWNNNIHMSDLKNIKPLIDVYDKVFSGFINDLDDVQELIFVLSGYGGEDLQEFLQNLKRYKAIKLDDDGSGSPGVSTISIEIPIEARNSVLEATRKAIFEQGFGFDPRPETFGNQSGVALQFMYALLEMKTGLMETEFRLGFAQLVRAICENNGIPCGTITQNWTRTMIRNDVEQAQICQQSVGVISKKTILKNHPFVENADEELKQLKKEEAEAKEAQDQYLSAFVKQRGGTGDGSQDPEEMKDPEGNKDPEENQDPDSKKATGRQKPDKGGTDA, from the coding sequence ATGGAATTAGAGATTGCAAAACAGGTCATTCAGAAATACGCAGAGCTCAGAAGCAGCTATGTGGCCGGGGCTCTGACTGCAAAACGGTACTACGAGAATGAATCCGACATCCTGTTTGGGGAAAAGAAAACCGAGGAGCGTCCGGGGGAAGAGGAAAAGCCGCTGCGCAATGCGGACAACCGGATTCCCCGGAACTTCCACGGCCTGCTGGTGAACCAGAAGGCATCCTACGCGTTTACCGTGCCCCCAACCTTTGACGTAGGAAGCACGGCGGCCAACCAGAAGATCACAGAACTTTTAGGGGATGAATATAACAAGAACTGCATGGAGCTCTGTGTCAATGCCGCAAACGCGAAATGCGGCTGGGTGCATTACTGGAACGACGCGGACGGGTTCGCGTGGGCGGTGGTCCCGTCGGAGCAGATCTGGCCGGTCTTTGACAAGAGCCTGAAGCAGCGGCTGATGGCAGTCCTTCGGATCTATGAGCAGATCGATGAAGCGGACGGGGAGAACTATGTGATTTATGAGTACTGGAACGGTACGGAATGCCAGGCGTTCCGGCGCCGTACCGTGGACAGCATCGAGCACGGACTGATGTATTACAACATGTTCCACTCGCCGACAGCCTATGGGGATCCGTCCAGTGAGTTTCAGCATGGATTCGGGAAAGTGCCCTTTATCCCCTTCTGGAACAACAACATCCACATGAGCGACTTAAAGAACATCAAGCCGTTGATTGATGTGTATGACAAGGTGTTTTCCGGGTTCATCAATGACCTGGATGATGTCCAGGAACTGATTTTTGTGCTGTCCGGCTACGGTGGGGAAGACCTGCAGGAATTCCTTCAGAATCTAAAGCGCTACAAGGCAATCAAGCTGGACGATGACGGGAGCGGGAGCCCAGGGGTATCTACCATCAGCATCGAGATCCCCATCGAGGCCAGGAACAGCGTGCTGGAAGCCACACGGAAGGCAATCTTTGAACAGGGGTTCGGGTTCGACCCGCGGCCGGAGACATTTGGAAACCAGTCTGGTGTGGCACTGCAGTTCATGTATGCCCTGCTGGAAATGAAGACCGGCTTAATGGAGACGGAATTCCGCCTGGGGTTTGCGCAGCTGGTCCGCGCGATCTGTGAGAACAACGGGATCCCCTGCGGGACCATTACCCAGAACTGGACCCGGACCATGATCCGCAATGACGTGGAACAGGCGCAGATCTGCCAGCAGTCGGTGGGTGTGATCTCCAAAAAGACGATCTTAAAGAACCACCCATTTGTGGAGAACGCGGACGAAGAGCTGAAGCAGCTGAAGAAAGAGGAAGCGGAAGCAAAGGAGGCACAGGACCAGTACCTGAGTGCCTTCGTGAAACAGAGGGGCGGAACCGGGGACGGCAGCCAGGATCCGGAGGAAATGAAAGACCCGGAAGGCAATAAGGACCCGGAAGAGAACCAGGATCCGGATAGCAAGAAGGCCACAGGCCGGCAGAAACCGGATAAAGGCGGTACGGATGCATGA
- the tsaD gene encoding tRNA (adenosine(37)-N6)-threonylcarbamoyltransferase complex transferase subunit TsaD encodes MTEKEIKILAIESSCDETAAAVVVNGRDVRSNVISSQIALHTLYGGVVPEIASRKHIEHMNPVIREALKQAGMTLDDIDGIAVTYGPGLVGALLVGVAEAKAISYARQIPLVGVHHIEGHISANYIENKDLEPPFLCLVVSGGHTHLVQVEDYGVYRVLGRTRDDAAGEAFDKVARAIGLGYPGGPKIEKAARQGNAEAIPFPRAKVNDSPYDFSFSGVKSAVLNYINGCRMKKQEIVPEDIAASFQKAVVDVLIEHAIRGAREFGAEKLAIAGGVASNTALREGMRAACEENGIRFYHPSPVLCTDNAAMIGAAGYYEYLAGTRSGLDLNAVPNLKLGER; translated from the coding sequence ATGACTGAAAAAGAAATAAAAATACTGGCAATCGAAAGTTCCTGTGACGAGACGGCAGCGGCAGTTGTGGTAAACGGACGGGACGTCCGTTCGAATGTGATCTCTTCACAGATCGCCCTTCACACGCTGTACGGCGGCGTTGTGCCGGAGATTGCTTCCAGAAAGCATATCGAACATATGAATCCGGTGATCCGCGAAGCCTTAAAACAGGCGGGAATGACACTGGATGACATAGACGGGATTGCGGTGACCTACGGACCCGGCCTTGTGGGGGCCCTCCTGGTGGGAGTGGCAGAAGCCAAGGCCATCAGTTATGCCAGACAGATCCCCCTGGTCGGGGTTCATCATATTGAAGGGCATATCAGCGCGAATTACATAGAAAATAAAGATCTGGAACCCCCTTTCTTGTGTCTGGTGGTTTCCGGCGGGCATACGCATCTGGTACAGGTGGAGGACTACGGCGTCTATCGTGTGCTGGGGCGCACAAGGGATGACGCGGCCGGAGAGGCATTTGACAAAGTGGCCCGTGCCATCGGACTGGGGTACCCTGGCGGCCCGAAAATTGAAAAAGCCGCCAGACAGGGCAATGCGGAGGCCATTCCGTTTCCCAGGGCGAAAGTCAATGACAGCCCCTATGATTTCAGCTTCAGCGGCGTGAAATCAGCGGTTTTGAATTATATTAACGGATGCAGAATGAAAAAACAGGAGATTGTGCCGGAAGACATCGCGGCCTCTTTTCAGAAGGCAGTTGTGGATGTGCTGATTGAACATGCCATCCGGGGCGCCAGAGAATTCGGCGCGGAAAAACTTGCGATTGCGGGAGGCGTGGCCTCCAATACGGCACTGCGGGAAGGCATGCGCGCCGCCTGTGAGGAAAACGGAATCCGCTTTTATCATCCCTCCCCTGTTCTGTGTACGGATAATGCAGCGATGATCGGGGCTGCGGGGTATTACGAATATCTGGCAGGCACGCGCAGCGGTCTGGATCTGAATGCGGTCCCTAATTTGAAGCTGGGAGAAAGATAA
- a CDS encoding ribonuclease Z, which yields MLDVCLLGTGGMMPLPHRKLTALMTRYNGSSLLIDCGEGTQVAVKEAGWSVHPLDVICFTHYHADHIGGLPGLLLTLGNAERHKPLLMIGPKGLERVVSALRVIAPELPFEIKFHELSQPEETIAVNGYRITAFRVKHNVVCYGYTIDIDRKGRFDVERAKAQQIEQRYWNRLQHGETIATEDGRTLTPDMVLGAQRKGIHLIYCTDTRPTRAIAEHAKEADLAILEGMYAEKEKLAKAKQYRHMTFYEAARIARDADVKALWLTHYSPSLVHEERYMGEVRKIFPKAEAGKDGRMIELDFTDDQDPKGPESCAAEQKPAGEEKND from the coding sequence ATGTTAGATGTATGTTTACTGGGAACCGGCGGAATGATGCCGCTGCCCCACAGGAAGCTGACCGCGCTGATGACGCGCTACAATGGAAGCAGTCTTCTGATTGACTGCGGGGAAGGGACACAGGTGGCTGTGAAAGAGGCCGGCTGGAGTGTGCATCCGCTGGATGTCATTTGCTTTACCCATTATCATGCGGACCATATCGGCGGACTGCCGGGGCTTTTGCTGACCCTGGGAAATGCGGAACGGCACAAACCCCTTCTGATGATCGGCCCGAAGGGACTGGAGCGGGTGGTCAGCGCGCTGCGCGTAATTGCGCCGGAACTTCCGTTTGAGATCAAATTTCATGAATTGAGCCAGCCGGAGGAAACCATTGCAGTCAATGGATATCGGATCACTGCTTTCCGGGTAAAACATAACGTGGTATGCTATGGCTACACGATTGACATTGACCGGAAAGGGCGGTTTGATGTGGAGCGGGCAAAGGCCCAGCAGATCGAACAGCGCTACTGGAACCGGCTGCAGCATGGGGAAACGATTGCCACCGAAGATGGAAGAACCCTTACACCGGATATGGTGCTGGGAGCGCAGCGGAAGGGGATCCATTTGATTTACTGTACCGATACCCGTCCGACCAGGGCCATTGCGGAACACGCAAAAGAAGCGGATCTGGCTATTCTGGAAGGAATGTATGCAGAGAAAGAAAAACTGGCTAAAGCAAAACAGTACCGGCATATGACCTTTTATGAAGCGGCCAGGATTGCCAGGGACGCAGACGTGAAGGCTTTGTGGCTGACCCATTATTCTCCGTCCCTGGTGCATGAAGAGCGTTATATGGGCGAAGTGCGGAAGATTTTTCCCAAAGCGGAAGCAGGAAAAGACGGCCGGATGATCGAACTGGACTTTACAGATGATCAGGATCCGAAGGGCCCGGAATCCTGCGCCGCGGAGCAGAAACCGGCAGGAGAAGAGAAAAATGACTGA
- a CDS encoding aryl-sulfate sulfotransferase — translation MMQNRKNMKRAGAAVLSASLCMSMGMGILPAQAHAAGKKSTYVKITAPKKVNSGKTGTYTITQVKGKKKTIRFRAVAKYKGRKAKVYYKSSNTKILKINKTSGKAVTGGTRSGKAVVTVYLAKQKKVKARIKVQVKTKTPAKKPSKGNQPADKPSAGNKPAGSSDTVKKPESHEVIDYSDVYFNYQKSIKAQKNALSLVPKAAAIEVQAADEKGATGVEIIGSADQSNQTDYYLNAYVAGNVLKLTPDEGEKISRVESIKGEKTTEEKTADVTEAVKKGSFVPDTLDAGKTADQILKVTMEDGAVYRIHTMPETMPELSVVKQAVAEKNAGVYTFAVDHYLLRVNTKGELIYYRNLLCAGEHQVENFAPQQQGKNFSYFAELNTKFRNANGGFSSGMYVVMDENYREIDQVTLHANAERNHTHGEGYLDQHEFVMLGKGHYLTLSYTKMLVNNLPDTVKGLEGAKKAYVWAGIIQEVRDGKVVRELNTTDYPLLYESAVEKMDYAGSTAEGTEVAVGQDTISSYADGWQDYVHVNSVDYTLHPDGSIDKLLVSMRDQSAVYQFDAKSGKIDWILGGKASTLKGYDAYTRTRADDNGKTFQALTFGQHYARYSNKKADGRISGNPVISVFDNETGTAPFLAVKSEIPTLTRVFRAEIQEKTKTVQISDVINGTDLNKKTEKYHIASHCGSVDYFNANSVVIGWGLHGVIDTIGAYVPEGTISDVNYKDLRQGSRPIFTEYDKANDQVTFELAARRSSKVKLSEAMFSYRTYKTAK, via the coding sequence ATGATGCAGAACAGAAAAAATATGAAACGGGCAGGTGCGGCCGTGCTGTCAGCCTCCCTTTGCATGTCCATGGGAATGGGAATCCTGCCAGCGCAGGCGCATGCGGCGGGAAAGAAGAGTACCTATGTGAAGATTACCGCGCCGAAAAAAGTAAACAGCGGAAAAACCGGTACTTACACCATTACGCAGGTAAAGGGAAAAAAGAAAACGATTCGTTTTCGCGCAGTCGCAAAGTACAAGGGCAGGAAGGCAAAGGTATACTATAAAAGCAGCAACACGAAGATACTGAAAATAAACAAAACAAGCGGCAAGGCAGTGACCGGCGGGACCAGAAGCGGCAAGGCAGTGGTGACCGTATATCTGGCGAAACAGAAAAAAGTAAAGGCCCGTATCAAGGTACAGGTAAAAACGAAAACACCGGCAAAAAAACCGTCCAAGGGGAATCAGCCGGCAGATAAACCGTCTGCGGGAAACAAACCGGCAGGATCTTCTGACACGGTCAAAAAGCCGGAAAGCCATGAGGTAATCGATTACTCGGATGTATATTTTAACTATCAGAAGAGCATTAAAGCACAGAAGAATGCGCTGAGCCTGGTTCCGAAGGCGGCAGCCATCGAAGTGCAGGCCGCAGATGAAAAGGGCGCTACCGGGGTCGAGATCATTGGTTCTGCAGATCAGAGCAATCAGACGGATTATTATCTGAATGCGTATGTTGCGGGCAATGTCCTGAAACTGACACCGGATGAGGGGGAAAAAATTTCCCGTGTGGAAAGCATCAAAGGAGAGAAAACCACAGAAGAGAAAACTGCAGATGTGACAGAAGCAGTGAAAAAGGGCAGCTTTGTGCCAGATACCCTGGATGCCGGCAAAACGGCAGATCAGATCCTGAAAGTGACGATGGAGGATGGAGCTGTTTATCGGATCCACACGATGCCGGAAACCATGCCGGAGCTGTCGGTTGTCAAGCAGGCCGTGGCAGAGAAAAACGCCGGGGTGTACACGTTTGCGGTGGATCACTATCTGCTGCGTGTCAATACCAAAGGGGAACTGATCTATTACAGAAATCTCCTCTGCGCCGGCGAACACCAGGTGGAAAATTTTGCGCCGCAGCAGCAGGGAAAGAATTTCAGCTATTTTGCGGAGCTGAATACAAAATTCAGAAATGCTAACGGCGGATTCAGCAGCGGAATGTATGTGGTAATGGATGAAAATTACAGGGAAATTGACCAGGTGACTCTGCATGCCAATGCAGAACGCAATCATACCCATGGCGAGGGGTATCTGGATCAGCACGAATTTGTGATGCTGGGAAAGGGACATTATCTCACCCTGAGTTATACCAAGATGCTGGTAAACAATCTTCCGGATACCGTGAAAGGTCTGGAGGGAGCGAAAAAAGCTTACGTCTGGGCAGGAATCATCCAGGAAGTCAGGGATGGCAAAGTGGTACGGGAACTGAATACGACAGACTATCCCCTTCTGTATGAATCAGCAGTAGAGAAGATGGACTATGCCGGAAGCACAGCAGAAGGGACAGAGGTAGCCGTCGGACAGGATACCATATCCTCCTATGCGGACGGATGGCAGGATTATGTGCATGTCAACAGTGTGGATTATACGCTGCATCCGGATGGAAGCATAGATAAACTTCTGGTTTCCATGCGGGATCAGTCCGCGGTCTACCAGTTTGACGCAAAGAGCGGAAAGATTGACTGGATACTGGGCGGAAAAGCCAGCACACTGAAGGGATACGATGCCTATACGAGAACCCGCGCCGATGATAATGGAAAAACCTTCCAGGCCCTGACCTTCGGCCAGCATTACGCACGGTACAGCAATAAAAAAGCGGACGGCAGAATCAGCGGCAATCCGGTGATCAGCGTATTTGACAATGAGACAGGCACCGCCCCGTTCCTGGCTGTGAAATCAGAGATTCCTACTTTAACACGTGTGTTCCGCGCGGAAATCCAGGAAAAGACAAAAACCGTACAGATCAGCGATGTGATTAACGGGACGGATCTGAATAAGAAGACAGAGAAGTACCATATTGCCAGCCACTGCGGCAGCGTGGATTATTTTAACGCGAATTCAGTAGTCATCGGATGGGGCCTGCATGGCGTCATTGATACCATTGGAGCTTATGTACCAGAGGGAACGATTTCTGATGTCAACTATAAGGACTTACGGCAGGGCAGCCGTCCGATCTTTACAGAGTATGACAAAGCAAATGACCAGGTTACATTTGAATTAGCTGCCAGACGCAGCAGCAAAGTGAAACTGTCAGAAGCGATGTTCTCATACCGTACCTATAAGACGGCAAAATAG
- a CDS encoding LysR family transcriptional regulator, translating to MNLTQVEYFLEAAKCLNFTAAARTLYVSQPALSKQIALLEKELGVPLFHRENRRVELTEAGICLAAETGGVMPIVALWKHSPSLVEDILQQYARET from the coding sequence ATGAATCTGACACAGGTGGAGTATTTTCTGGAGGCGGCGAAGTGCCTTAATTTTACAGCGGCAGCCCGTACCTTATATGTATCCCAGCCTGCGCTGAGCAAGCAGATTGCCTTGCTGGAGAAGGAACTGGGCGTCCCGCTGTTTCATCGGGAAAACCGACGGGTAGAGCTGACAGAGGCCGGAATTTGTCTTGCGGCGGAAACAGGGGGCGTGATGCCGATCGTAGCGCTGTGGAAGCATTCCCCGTCTCTGGTGGAGGATATTCTGCAGCAATATGCACGGGAAACATGA
- a CDS encoding minor capsid protein has translation MKQAEYWKKRAEELEEALHQQTIRKSEEIDEQFDKAYHALDGQIKAWYQCVAVNNQVSLQEARKLLTNKERKEFQWDIEEYIKHGKENGLTGQWMRELENASAKQHISRLEQIKIQTQQEAEKLYGNYVDEIDQHMRDTYREDYYRTAYNFQMGAGVGYDLAGIDEKALERVIRKPWAADGKNFTDRCWEGKDNLVHTLHTTLTQMCITGEGIASASGKFRKAVDVGKYQADRLIRTESAYFQTAAQKDCYSELGVSEVEIMATLDEATCDICGALDGTHLPLAEAEEGVSTPPFHCNCRCTTVPYYDDTLGMDGRAMRDVDGGYDTVPSDMKFEDWKERYVNDDKSNIDTDAYTKWVDSGAKKNGVDYNDFNSLYTADTGEVVLEDGYKVHGKENADEIEQANWIVNTFGGNITLLKRSFSEPTPDYKWNGKYWDLKTPQSTNGSDKLVHHGFHQIEKKPGGILLDCSNSGVDTQKAIEIARRRLQRSGKGRGIRIIVKDGNEVVEIL, from the coding sequence ATGAAGCAGGCGGAATACTGGAAGAAGCGCGCGGAAGAGTTAGAAGAGGCGCTCCATCAACAGACCATCCGGAAATCGGAGGAAATCGACGAACAGTTTGATAAGGCATACCACGCGCTGGACGGGCAGATCAAAGCCTGGTACCAGTGCGTTGCTGTGAATAACCAGGTATCGCTTCAGGAAGCCAGGAAGCTGCTTACCAACAAGGAGCGGAAAGAATTCCAGTGGGATATTGAAGAATACATCAAACACGGGAAGGAAAACGGCCTGACCGGGCAGTGGATGCGGGAACTGGAGAACGCTTCCGCCAAGCAGCACATCAGCCGCCTGGAACAGATCAAGATCCAGACCCAGCAGGAAGCGGAAAAGCTTTACGGGAACTATGTGGATGAAATCGACCAGCATATGCGGGACACCTACCGGGAAGACTACTACCGCACCGCGTACAACTTCCAGATGGGCGCGGGCGTTGGCTATGACCTTGCCGGAATTGATGAGAAGGCGCTGGAACGGGTGATCCGGAAGCCCTGGGCGGCAGACGGGAAGAACTTCACGGACCGCTGCTGGGAAGGGAAGGACAACCTGGTGCATACGCTGCATACCACACTGACCCAGATGTGCATCACGGGGGAAGGGATTGCTTCCGCCTCCGGGAAGTTCCGGAAGGCGGTGGATGTTGGGAAATACCAGGCTGACCGCCTGATCAGGACGGAATCGGCCTATTTCCAGACCGCCGCGCAGAAGGATTGCTACAGCGAGCTGGGGGTCAGTGAGGTGGAGATCATGGCCACGCTGGACGAGGCAACCTGTGATATCTGCGGCGCATTGGACGGCACACACCTGCCCCTTGCGGAAGCAGAGGAGGGGGTGAGCACCCCGCCGTTCCACTGCAACTGCCGGTGCACCACGGTTCCGTATTACGATGACACGCTGGGCATGGACGGCCGGGCGATGCGGGACGTCGATGGCGGATACGACACGGTGCCATCCGACATGAAGTTCGAGGATTGGAAGGAGCGGTATGTTAATGATGACAAATCAAACATAGATACAGACGCATATACTAAATGGGTTGATTCCGGAGCCAAGAAAAACGGAGTAGATTATAATGATTTTAATTCATTGTATACGGCAGATACTGGTGAAGTTGTACTTGAAGATGGATACAAGGTACATGGAAAGGAAAATGCAGATGAGATCGAGCAAGCTAATTGGATAGTAAATACCTTCGGTGGAAATATTACACTGTTAAAAAGATCATTTTCAGAACCAACACCAGATTATAAGTGGAACGGAAAATATTGGGATCTCAAGACACCGCAAAGTACAAATGGTTCTGATAAACTGGTTCACCATGGATTTCATCAAATAGAGAAAAAACCCGGAGGTATTTTACTTGACTGTAGTAATAGTGGGGTTGATACTCAAAAGGCTATAGAAATTGCAAGAAGACGATTGCAAAGAAGTGGTAAAGGAAGAGGGATTCGTATTATTGTAAAAGATGGTAATGAAGTAGTTGAAATTTTATAA
- a CDS encoding PBSX family phage terminase large subunit yields MAISRKQKMFADEYLVDANATQAAIRAGYSKKTANKKGPALLSHPGIQEYLAKRMREKESSLIASQDEVLEFLTRVMRGEETEKVPVDGTSGELMDVPAGTRDRIRAAELIGKRYGTFTDRMEMDGSVGVQLIDDIILWDIMRYPISGLVVRKVGNTMAESVFEQLKECASIMGVYGFFDFKVSPLQIIYRERGNKILFRGADKPEKIKSLKVSRFPVARLWIEELAEFQREEDIDTIEQSVLRNTLPDGLSYQFYYSYNPPKRKQSWVNKKYNGHGVSGNTFVHHSTYLENPYISQETAAEAEELKKKNETKYRWIFLGEPVGSGVVPFSNLVFRTITAEEVSRSDNIRQGCDWGYATDPLAFVRLQYDKTRKRILFLDEVYRVKMFNREFAAILKSRGYDTQLTIADSEDPKSVAELKKDYGCRFTGAKKGPGSVEYGENWLDDLDEIIIDSARTPNVAREFESIDYATDRNGDPLPRLEDKDNHTIDATRYALEGDMGHKGGISFLK; encoded by the coding sequence ATGGCAATCAGCAGAAAACAGAAGATGTTCGCGGATGAGTACCTGGTAGATGCCAACGCCACACAGGCCGCCATCCGTGCGGGGTACTCCAAAAAGACGGCCAATAAGAAAGGGCCGGCGCTTTTATCGCACCCTGGCATCCAGGAGTATCTGGCGAAGCGTATGCGGGAGAAGGAATCCAGCCTGATTGCGTCACAGGATGAGGTGCTTGAGTTCCTGACCCGTGTCATGCGCGGCGAGGAAACGGAAAAGGTTCCGGTGGATGGAACATCTGGGGAGCTGATGGATGTACCGGCCGGTACCAGGGACCGGATCCGGGCGGCGGAGCTGATCGGGAAACGGTACGGAACCTTTACGGACCGGATGGAGATGGACGGATCCGTAGGCGTGCAGCTGATTGATGACATTATCCTCTGGGATATCATGCGCTACCCGATTTCCGGCCTGGTGGTGCGGAAGGTCGGGAATACCATGGCGGAATCTGTATTCGAGCAGCTCAAGGAGTGCGCCTCGATTATGGGGGTCTATGGATTCTTTGATTTCAAGGTGTCGCCCCTGCAGATCATTTACCGGGAGCGGGGGAACAAGATCCTGTTCCGCGGGGCGGACAAGCCGGAAAAAATCAAATCACTGAAGGTATCCCGGTTCCCGGTGGCGCGTCTCTGGATTGAGGAACTGGCGGAGTTCCAGCGGGAAGAAGACATTGACACCATCGAGCAGTCGGTGCTCCGGAACACGCTTCCGGATGGCTTATCCTATCAGTTTTATTACAGCTACAACCCGCCGAAGCGGAAGCAGAGCTGGGTGAACAAGAAGTACAACGGGCACGGCGTATCCGGAAATACATTCGTACACCACAGCACATACCTGGAAAACCCGTATATTTCCCAGGAAACGGCTGCGGAAGCGGAAGAACTGAAGAAAAAGAATGAAACTAAGTATCGCTGGATTTTCCTGGGCGAGCCGGTAGGATCCGGTGTGGTTCCGTTCTCCAACCTGGTATTCCGCACGATTACCGCGGAGGAGGTATCCAGGAGCGACAACATCCGCCAGGGCTGTGACTGGGGCTACGCGACGGACCCGCTGGCCTTCGTGCGCCTGCAGTATGACAAGACCAGGAAACGGATCCTGTTCCTGGATGAGGTCTACCGGGTAAAGATGTTCAACCGGGAGTTCGCGGCCATCCTGAAATCACGCGGGTATGACACGCAGTTAACCATTGCGGATTCCGAGGATCCGAAGTCCGTGGCGGAATTGAAGAAGGATTATGGCTGCCGGTTTACCGGGGCAAAGAAAGGTCCAGGGTCAGTGGAATATGGGGAAAACTGGCTGGATGACCTGGACGAGATCATCATTGACTCGGCACGGACACCGAATGTTGCCCGGGAGTTTGAATCCATTGATTACGCGACGGACCGGAACGGGGATCCGCTGCCGCGTCTGGAAGATAAAGACAACCACACGATTGACGCCACACGCTACGCGCTGGAAGGCGATATGGGACACAAGGGAGGCATCAGCTTCCTGAAGTAG
- the rimI gene encoding ribosomal protein S18-alanine N-acetyltransferase — protein sequence MQERNNTNVSAEPEVILRGMRESDAAQAAELEAACFSMPWSEQGFLEGMRSENTIFCAAEAEGRLAGYCGLYTAADEGEITNVAVREDFRRRGIGRMLIREIQKQAARRGIRSIYLEVRESNTAAQAVYEKTGFSVCGCRKNFYRNPREDARVMCCCLEELEC from the coding sequence ATGCAGGAAAGAAATAATACGAATGTCTCTGCAGAACCGGAAGTGATTCTGCGCGGAATGAGAGAAAGCGACGCGGCGCAGGCAGCGGAACTGGAAGCCGCCTGTTTTTCCATGCCCTGGAGCGAACAGGGATTTCTGGAGGGTATGCGGTCCGAAAATACGATTTTCTGCGCAGCGGAAGCAGAAGGAAGACTGGCAGGCTACTGCGGACTGTATACAGCGGCGGACGAAGGTGAAATCACAAATGTCGCGGTCCGGGAAGACTTTCGCCGCAGAGGTATTGGAAGAATGCTGATCCGTGAAATCCAGAAACAGGCGGCCCGCCGCGGGATCCGCAGCATTTATCTGGAAGTGCGGGAATCAAACACGGCGGCACAGGCCGTTTATGAAAAAACAGGGTTTTCTGTATGCGGATGCCGAAAGAATTTCTATCGAAATCCCCGGGAAGACGCCCGGGTGATGTGCTGCTGTCTGGAGGAACTGGAATGTTAG